In a genomic window of Columba livia isolate bColLiv1 breed racing homer chromosome 4, bColLiv1.pat.W.v2, whole genome shotgun sequence:
- the LOC135579438 gene encoding uncharacterized protein LOC135579438: MRAFLGQAGFCRPWILGFSELARPLIETTKDKAPEPIVWMPELSDAFASLKQALATAPALGLPNYSKPFTLYATKKGGIAKGVLVQPHGPYERPVGYYSVALDAVIKGSPHCLRSVAAAAELVEKVCPLVLGHKLIVAVPHEVELLLTRYATESLSPQCTHRYEAILLLTDNISLKRSKPLNPSTLLPEMHLSNDPHDCVQFVTTYSKTREHLQDVPLSHPDLNLFTDGSSDYLHVNIYTDPKYAFGICHSVGALWKERCFLTSAGHTIAHGQLIHDLLLAIQEPREIAVIYIPAHTKRLDSFAHGNALADSAARAAAVHDVSPATTVVATLLPFPVGPALYDELDEEELNKWKHWEATQQDGIWKLGDKPLLPVSYVLPLTRWIHDRTHGGPEAVASKIQQLWAAPGVYSAAKRLTDSCTLCKKYGVTKVTTVPGKRRLLTFLFRNCKWISQNCPLLWDISIFLLLLISFRTGWKPFLLARTIRKLWLRPCFVISFREAAFHTPYHPQSSGQVEQMNRTIKDHLAKVTADTGLKWPEALPLVLWDLRTTPHATTKLSLAEDLFRRVLTVLFTFMSAKTALLEGDEAVTQYLLYLQQFARIRNYMHWYQGVTPEIQKLRNLSQTVLQNRMALDILLASQGGVCTMLNSSCCMYINKSKQLVTEVDKIWEVSHVMQQIQRDDADWGVADLWQWMTSWFPDLGTLVKKILMTVIVIVFVIIFVLIQCMSMFCNCCCNLLNQQKLYYRYQ, from the exons atgagagcttTCCTTGGCCAAGCTGGGTTCTGTCGACCATGGATTTTAGGGTTTAGCGAACTAGCTAGACCACTTATTGAAACTACAAAGGACAAAGCTCCAGAGCCAATTGTCTGGATGCCAGAATTGTCCGATGCCTTTGCATCTTTGAAGCAAGCCTTAGCCACAGCCCCAGCTTTAGGCCTGCCAAATTACTCTAAACCTTTCACTTTGTATGCTACCAAGAAGGGTGGCATTGCAAAGGGGGTCCTAGTACAACCTCATGGACCCTATGAAAGACCTGTGGGTTATTACTCAGTTGCTCTTGACGCAGTTATCAAAGGGTCACCACATTGCCTTAGATCAGTAGCAGCAGCTGCGGAGTTAGTGGAAAAAGTTTGCCCACTTGTTCTGGGTCACAAATTAATTGTTGCCGTGCCTCATGAAGTTGAACTTTTACTAACCCGATATGCTACCGAGTCTCTCTCACCGCAGTGCACACATCGATATGAAGCCATCCTGTTACTGACTGATAATATCTCTTTAAAACGGTCAAAACCCTTAAACCCATCTACCCTTCTACCTGAGATGCACCTTTCCAATGACCCACACGACTGTGTGCAATTTGTCACcacttattctaaaaccagagaaCATTTGCAAGATGTTCCTCTCTCCCACCCTGACCTTAACCTGTTCACAGACGGATCAAGTGATTATCTGCATG TTAATATCTATACAGACCCTAAGTACGCTTTTGGCATTTGTCATTCTGTTGGTGCACTTTGGAAAGAACGCTGTTTTTTGACCTCTGCCGGCCATACTATTGCTCATGGACAATTAATTCATGATTTGCTACTCGCTATCCAGGAACCGCGAGAAATCGCTGTTATTTACATTCCTGCTCATACTAAACGCCTCGATTCTTTCGCTCATGGCAACGCCTTGGCCGACTCCGCGGCGAGAGCGGCGGCAGTCCACGATGTATCTCCTGCTACGACTGTGGTTGctactcttcttccttttcccgtTGGTCCTGCCCTTTATGATGAACTGGATGAAGAAGAGCTCAACAAATGGAAACACTGGGAAGCGACACAACAGGACGGCATTTGGAAACTAGGTGATAAACCCTTATTGCCTGTGAGCTATGTCCTTCCTCTAACTCGCTGGATTCACGATCGTACTCATGGGGGGCCTGAAGCTGTAGCCTCTAAAATCCAACAGTTGTGGGCAGCGCCTGGAgtttacagtgctgcaaaacGCTTGACTGACTCTTGTActctttgcaagaaatatgGGGTCACAAAGGTCACAACAGTCCCTGGCAAGCGGCGCCTGCTTACTTTCCTTTTCAGAAACTGCAAATGGATTTCGCAGAACTGCCCCCTTCTATGGGATATAAGTATATTCTTGTTATTGTTGATCAGCTTTCGCACTGGGTGGAAGCCTTTCCTACTCGCAAGAACGATTCGAAAATTGTGGTTAAGACCCTGCTTCGTGATATCATTCCGAG AGGCTGCCTTTCACACGCCCTACCATCCACAATCTTCTGGACAGGTAGAGCAGATGAATCGCACTATTAAAGATCATTTGGCAAAAGTCACTGCAGACACAGGTCTCAAATGGCCTGAGGCATTACCGCTTGTTTTATGGGATCTTCGTACAACTCCCCATGCTACTACTAAACTCAGCCTGGCTGAAGATCTGTTCAGGCGAGTTTTGACAGTACTGTTTACCTTTATGTCTGCCAAAACTGCCCTCCTGGAAGGGGACGAGGCAGTAACGCAGTACTTGCTCTATCTGCAACAGTTTGCTCGGATCAGAAATTATATGCATTGGTATCAAGGAGTGACACCAGAGATTCAAAAATTGCGTAACCTATCTCAGACTGTTTTACAGAATCGAATGGCCTTAGACATTTTGCTAGCTTCGCAAGGAGGTGTCTGTACCATGCTAAACTCCAGTTGCTGTATGTATATCAATAAGAGTAAGCAATTGGTTACTGAAGTGGATAAAATCTGGGAAGTTAGTCATGTTATGCAGCAAATTCAACGAGATGATGCTGACTGGGGTGTCGCAGACCTGTGGCAATGGATGACTTCCTGGTTTCCTGATCTCGGAACGTTAGTGAAGAAGATTTTGATGACTGTCATTGTAATTGTCTTTgtgatcatttttgttttgattcaatGTATGTCAATGTTTTGTAACTGTTGCTGTAATCTCTTGAATCAACAGAAGCTTTATTATCGTTATCAGTAA